The segment TTAATAATCTTCTCTCTATCCTCCTCTCTACCATCCTCAATGCCTCTCTCCATTTCCTTCACGgcctcatcctcctcctctcctctGTCGCTGCCGCTTTCCTCCTCAATCCTCATACTCTGCTGCACGCGTATCAGGCGGTTGGCTCTTCCGGAAAGCCTCGGACTTCATCTCATTGGCGAGACTCTGATCTGGTCGGAAGATCCTGGGACTTGCATCGAGGAGAGAATTTCCCGGAATCGGTTTTAATAATGCATATATTTGGTGAACTGACGATTTGCTCAGCTGACCCGGAGTCGAGCAGGTTTCTTATTCAGAACAAAAGGAAGCTTTTGGATTGCTCTTATACTGTCTCCCTTCAAACGGTAAGAACCAAACCATTTCGTACCCCATTGCCGGTACCTGGGTCTCAGAGGATTATAATGATTAAGATTTGAGAGGAAGAAAGTGAGGTGATAAATTTCACGAAAGCTTACTCTGTTATTTATAGGTGCACATTCGATACCATAAAAGGAAGGGTGTATTGAATGTGGCGTAGTGGAAAGAGTGGTTCATTGGTATTGATGAAAACGTTACTTATGTTGATTGAATGCAAGAGTAAACTGTTCAGAGGTAAAAGATTGAACATCCAACGACATGACGATGACGACCAAAGcgagaaaaaaaaggaaaacctCAGATCAAGTGAAACGCTGAGTTTTGCTTCTCTGGGACACGTGTCACATCTACATAGCTCGAATTTGTGACCTGTATGCTGAGTTGGCTTCACTAGGAGAGAAAgaactatattttatataataagattaatttaaataataaattaatatgtgCTTAGATAAGGCTATATATTGTAGGAATCAAGCACTTGTAAGTTGTAAACACTCTCCGGTTCACCTTATCCTGAATTGATTGAGAAAgccggtttggtttggttgaaTCATTCATAAATTACAAGAATAAACCGGCCGAGTGAGAAAATAGGTTACTAGTTATGGTAAAAAGAAGGGCGAGTAACGGTAGAGAAAgctaattgaaaaaaaaaccctttttttatttgtctctGTGTCGATCCAAagtctcttctctttctctctgctTCAACGGGCAAAGTTTTATTTCGAATAAAGTTTCGTCTTTTAACGTTCTTGTTCCTCCTCTGCTCCTGGGCGAATTCGTGAATCTACCTATCTCGATGAGCTTGAATCTCAAtccatcgtcttcttcttctccagatGAGGTTTGTTTCTCAAATCCGATTCCAAGGGTTTTTGTTCGTCCGATCGGTTCTGAAATCGATTACAGATTCATGTGATTAGAACTGTTATAAACcctagattattattttttcattgaattatttttgtgagaGATCTGGGGGCGTTTCTGATAGAATTGAGATtatggatctttttttttgtgcaggGAGAAAGAAGAGGTGGTGAAGAAGTGAAGATGGAGGAGGATGAGTGTGTAGAGAATAAGCAATCAACAGCTGCTTCTTGCTCCTCTGTATCCGAAGGTAGTGGTAGTGGTAGTAGTTTCCTCCTCAAGTCTCCTCCTGCTGTTGCAAGTCCTCCTCCCACTCTCTCTCCAACTCATAGGTGCGTTCGAattaaagtttacaaatttaaaaatctcAACATGAGTGGGagattttgatgttttgttatgtttttttaggAGGACGAGTGGGCCTATAAGGCGAGCCAAAGGAGGTTGGACTACTGAAGAGGTTAGTTAGTAGTGTTGATTGCTTTTGTTGTGTACTATTTTCGGAAGTTTTTTTAGATGTTTTGTCTTTACTTGGTTGTTCAGGATGAGACATTGAGGCAAGCAGTTTGTACTTACAATGCCAAGAGCTGGAAGAAAATAGGTAAACGTATCATTTCCTTTTTTTCTATAGATTCTTAATTGATGTCACAGCTTTGTGGTTGGAGTCTTTGTATGCAATTGTGTATATGAGTTTCATCAACTGTTCTTTCTGTTTGAATTAGtgtgttttgtttcttgttcaGCGGAGTTTTTCCCTGATAGAACCGAAGTTCAATGCCTGCACCGATGGCAGAAAGTTTTGAATCCGGACCTTATTAAAGGACCGTGGACGCAAGAGGTTCCATTCTACTCCttggtttcttttgtttttgttgtctttttcaATGTCTGTATGAGAGCTAAAGGCTATTTTGATTTTACAGGAGGATGAGAAAATAGTTGAACTTGTTGGAAAATACGGTCCTGCGAAATGGTCTACTATCGCAAAGTCTTTACAAGGTCGAATTGGGAAGCAATGTCGAGAAAGGTAAATATTCATATGAGCAGAAaggcatttttttttcttttctttatagttGTTTTTAAGAAGCTTCAATGTGTGTCTTTGGATATGTCATATGCAGGTGGCACAACCATTTGAACCCTGGTATCAACAAGGAGGCTTGGACCCCAGAGGAAGAGTTAGCTCTCATGAATGCTCATCGAGTCCACGGAAACAAATGGGCTGAAATCGCTAAGGTCTTACCCGGcaggtaatatatatatatactcttccTTGGTGCATATGCTTCAATGGAGTCAAGGGTTAGGTTTTAATGAAAAAGGGTTTGATGCAGAACCGATAATTCGATAAAGAATCATTGGAATAGTTCACTGAAGAAGAAGTCAGAATTCTACTTAGCTAATGGTGCCTTACCACCTTCAGCAGCAAAGACTGGTGTTCTTGATAGTGCTGCTACTAAACGTCCATTCTTTTATAGAAGAGACTCTGTAACCGTTGCTCAAACCTCTTCTTCGGGTACTATACAGATTAACAAACCAGATGAAGACCGAAAAGACCAAGCTGCTTCACCACTGACCGGTGTTAGCGAGTACGGACGTTCTCCTCAGTTACCTAACCCAGAGCCATCGCCAGAGAACGGTTACCATCTTTACTACAAGAATCCACCTCAAACGGAGTACTCCATGGCGTCAGAAGCGGATAAGCAGCGTATGTACGGGTACGAATGCGGCTGCAGTCCAAGCGCATCACCTGTGATCTTCTTCACACCACCACCGCCTAGTAGAAAGGAGTACATTAACGGTTTGCGTCCAACGAGTCCTGAATCTTACCTGAGAGAAGCCGCTAGGACTTTCCCAAACACACCTTCCATATTCAGGAAAAGACGACGCAGgactgttgttgttgtttctgaTAATGACAACAAGGCCACGgaaagagatgaagaagctAAAGAGGTTGTTGTTGCTGTTCAAAAGGTGGTGAATGAGACAGAGAGGAGCCCTGATACTGAACAAGAGAAGCAGAGCGATGGTTCAAACGCTTACAACTTGTCTCCTCCGTACCGGATAAGATCCAAAAGAACAGCTGTTTTCAAGTCAAGACAGCTTGAGTTCATCT is part of the Raphanus sativus cultivar WK10039 chromosome 5, ASM80110v3, whole genome shotgun sequence genome and harbors:
- the LOC108856713 gene encoding transcription factor MYB3R-3 encodes the protein MSLNLNPSSSSSPDEGERRGGEEVKMEEDECVENKQSTAASCSSVSEGSGSGSSFLLKSPPAVASPPPTLSPTHRRTSGPIRRAKGGWTTEEDETLRQAVCTYNAKSWKKIAEFFPDRTEVQCLHRWQKVLNPDLIKGPWTQEEDEKIVELVGKYGPAKWSTIAKSLQGRIGKQCRERWHNHLNPGINKEAWTPEEELALMNAHRVHGNKWAEIAKVLPGRTDNSIKNHWNSSLKKKSEFYLANGALPPSAAKTGVLDSAATKRPFFYRRDSVTVAQTSSSGTIQINKPDEDRKDQAASPLTGVSEYGRSPQLPNPEPSPENGYHLYYKNPPQTEYSMASEADKQRMYGYECGCSPSASPVIFFTPPPPSRKEYINGLRPTSPESYLREAARTFPNTPSIFRKRRRRTVVVVSDNDNKATERDEEAKEVVVAVQKVVNETERSPDTEQEKQSDGSNAYNLSPPYRIRSKRTAVFKSRQLEFISPEEAKAADDETKSSEKDKVLD